A window of the Lepisosteus oculatus isolate fLepOcu1 chromosome 14, fLepOcu1.hap2, whole genome shotgun sequence genome harbors these coding sequences:
- the LOC138243399 gene encoding zona pellucida sperm-binding protein 3-like isoform X1: MLSCFNTVYWFTYFTPVAIERDVNLAMRSFLFMLCLCTGAGLPALVSAGPAGWDSRELALQADLPAPEDAAQLEDLNLADAPSEDLSASENDSQSLAPDFRRLPVSRDAYSPYFDKEKMKPEAGSRPLPAYIKSVLFPPQRGRQPARPAIGGTRGVAVWCDSSRMYVRVSRLLFGFSCRPSEVTLGNCSVSRTTRSYFYFIYGLHECGTERSVVQGRLVYSNTLRYAPPSSSAPVHRFIPFSVPVKCSYNRFHYSYKVGYVPTWARRRTFFKDLKNKHSFVLLTTNSRWVRLSPKDEYFLGQPMYFQATAYFATAEQRLYIHSCYVTEKPDQHSQPRFPVIDNLGCMVDSKADGCLSRFVPSKQKDVLRFTIDAFLFQKKLSRKHEVTELYMHCVMAVAPAKATPGTKSCTYNREAKRWEELYGDHEVCACCESRCAGSRNEGPRSLVTSSRVAVAPVEAPLDVGADWTEDEEGDPQTSSEDAESTSEDVEGADDFGDVGQWTGRVWQEELL; encoded by the exons atgctttcttgcttcaacacagtttattggtttacttattttactccTGTAGCAATTGAGCGGGACGTTAATTTGGCGATGCGCTCGTTTCTCTTTATGCTGTGCCTGTGCACAGGGGCCGGGCTCCCCGCACTGGTTTCCGCcgggccggctggctgggactctcgggaattggcgctccaggccgacctcccggctcctgaagacgcagcccagttggaggacttgaacctggcagatgcgccctccgaagacctgtctgcaagcgagaacgactcgcagtccttggctcccgactttcgccgccttcccgtgtccagagacgcgtactcgccctacttcgacaaggagaagatgaagcccgaagccggcagccgccccttacccgcctacatcaagagcgtcctgtttcctccccagcgagggcggcagccggctcgcccggccatcgggggcacccgaggagtggctgtgtggtgcgactccagcaggatgtacgtgagggtcagtcggctcctgttcggcttcagctgtcggccatcggaggtgaccttgggcaactgcagcgtcagccgaaccacacgcagttacttctacttcatctacgGGCTTCACGAGTGCGGCACCGAGCGATCG gttgtccagggccgcttggtgtactccaacactctccgctatgccccgccctcctccagtgcacctgtgcatcgcttcattcccttctctgtgccggtcaagtgctcctacaacag gttccactactcctacaaggttggctatgtccccacgtgggccaggagaaggaccttcttcaaggacctgaagaacaaacacagctttgtgctgctcaccaccaact cccgctgggtccggctctctcctaaggatgagtacttcctgggtcagcccatgtacttccaggccactgcctactttgccacagCAGAGCAGAGGCTGTACATCCACTCGTGTTATGTAACGGAGAAACCAGACCAGCACTCCCAGCCCCGTTTCCCTGTGATCGACAACTTGGG gtgcatggtggacagcaaggcagatggctgcctgtccaggtttgtcccctccaagcagaaggatgtgctccgcttcacaattgatgccttcctcttccagaagaagctgtccaggaag catgaagtgactgagctgtacatgcactgtgtcatggctgtggctcctgctaaagcaacaccagggaccaagtcctgcacctacaacagggaggctaagag gtgggaggagctgtatggtgaccatgaggtctgtgcctgctgtgagtccaggtgtgctggcagtcggaatgaag GTCccaggagcctggtgaccagtagtcgggtggctgtggcaccagtagaagctcctctggatgtgggagctgactggactgaggatgaggaAGGAGACCCTCAGACCTCCAGTGAAGATGCTGAGAGCACcagtgaggatgtggagggagcagatgactttggagatgttggccagtggacaggtagggtctggcaggaggagctcctgtag
- the LOC138243399 gene encoding zona pellucida sperm-binding protein 3-like isoform X2 encodes MLSCFNTVYWFTYFTPVAIERDVNLAMRSFLFMLCLCTGAGLPALVSAGPAGWDSRELALQADLPAPEDAAQLEDLNLADAPSEDLSASENDSQSLAPDFRRLPVSRDAYSPYFDKEKMKPEAGSRPLPAYIKSVLFPPQRGRQPARPAIGGTRGVAVWCDSSRMYVRVSRLLFGFSCRPSEVTLGNCSVSRTTRSYFYFIYGLHECGTERSVVQGRLVYSNTLRYAPPSSSAPVHRFIPFSVPVKCSYNRFHYSYKVGYVPTWARRRTFFKDLKNKHSFVLLTTNSRWVRLSPKDEYFLGQPMYFQATAYFATAEQRLYIHSCYVTEKPDQHSQPRFPVIDNLGCMVDSKADGCLSRFVPSKQKDVLRFTIDAFLFQKKLSRKHEVTELYMHCVMAVAPAKATPGTKSCTYNREAKRWEELYGDHEVCACCESRCAGSRNEGPRSLVTSSRVAVAPVEAPLDVGADWTEDEEGDPQTSSEDAESTSEDVEGADDFGDVGQWTGA; translated from the exons atgctttcttgcttcaacacagtttattggtttacttattttactccTGTAGCAATTGAGCGGGACGTTAATTTGGCGATGCGCTCGTTTCTCTTTATGCTGTGCCTGTGCACAGGGGCCGGGCTCCCCGCACTGGTTTCCGCcgggccggctggctgggactctcgggaattggcgctccaggccgacctcccggctcctgaagacgcagcccagttggaggacttgaacctggcagatgcgccctccgaagacctgtctgcaagcgagaacgactcgcagtccttggctcccgactttcgccgccttcccgtgtccagagacgcgtactcgccctacttcgacaaggagaagatgaagcccgaagccggcagccgccccttacccgcctacatcaagagcgtcctgtttcctccccagcgagggcggcagccggctcgcccggccatcgggggcacccgaggagtggctgtgtggtgcgactccagcaggatgtacgtgagggtcagtcggctcctgttcggcttcagctgtcggccatcggaggtgaccttgggcaactgcagcgtcagccgaaccacacgcagttacttctacttcatctacgGGCTTCACGAGTGCGGCACCGAGCGATCG gttgtccagggccgcttggtgtactccaacactctccgctatgccccgccctcctccagtgcacctgtgcatcgcttcattcccttctctgtgccggtcaagtgctcctacaacag gttccactactcctacaaggttggctatgtccccacgtgggccaggagaaggaccttcttcaaggacctgaagaacaaacacagctttgtgctgctcaccaccaact cccgctgggtccggctctctcctaaggatgagtacttcctgggtcagcccatgtacttccaggccactgcctactttgccacagCAGAGCAGAGGCTGTACATCCACTCGTGTTATGTAACGGAGAAACCAGACCAGCACTCCCAGCCCCGTTTCCCTGTGATCGACAACTTGGG gtgcatggtggacagcaaggcagatggctgcctgtccaggtttgtcccctccaagcagaaggatgtgctccgcttcacaattgatgccttcctcttccagaagaagctgtccaggaag catgaagtgactgagctgtacatgcactgtgtcatggctgtggctcctgctaaagcaacaccagggaccaagtcctgcacctacaacagggaggctaagag gtgggaggagctgtatggtgaccatgaggtctgtgcctgctgtgagtccaggtgtgctggcagtcggaatgaag GTCccaggagcctggtgaccagtagtcgggtggctgtggcaccagtagaagctcctctggatgtgggagctgactggactgaggatgaggaAGGAGACCCTCAGACCTCCAGTGAAGATGCTGAGAGCACcagtgaggatgtggagggagcagatgactttggagatgttggccagtggacag gtgcctga